In Magnetospirillum sp. WYHS-4, a single window of DNA contains:
- a CDS encoding STAS domain-containing protein, which translates to MFALSDSGTGCRIDLLPVMDLRAAGPFKGILEQAIGRGVEVTIAAADVERLSTPCIQVLLAATAAMEKGGIAFRIVGPTDAFISAFDDLGLFPVIMKWKVE; encoded by the coding sequence TTGTTCGCTCTCTCGGACAGTGGAACGGGATGCCGAATCGATCTTCTGCCGGTCATGGACCTGCGGGCGGCGGGGCCATTCAAGGGCATCCTGGAACAGGCCATCGGACGGGGAGTCGAGGTGACCATCGCCGCCGCCGATGTGGAACGGCTGTCGACGCCCTGCATACAGGTCCTGCTGGCCGCGACGGCCGCCATGGAGAAGGGAGGCATCGCCTTCAGAATCGTCGGGCCGACCGATGCCTTCATTTCCGCTTTCGACGACCTGGGTCTGTTTCCGGTCATCATGAAGTGGAAGGTGGAATGA
- a CDS encoding exopolyphosphatase translates to MSEKKYRLVTRADFDGIVCGSLLMELNLVNEVLFAEPKNMQDGVVPVDGGDITANLPYCAAVHLCFDHHVSELTRVGDNHNHVIKPNSPSTARVIYDYYGGHEGFPLISREMMDAVDQADSAQYTEEDILAPTGWTLLNFIMDPRTGLARFKNFRVPNDEMMRDLMIYCQRHSVKEILELPDIVERIHTYIEHDEPSEHQLRRCSRVEGQVVVTDLRKEKVIYACNRFMVYALNPATKVSIQVTREENDGPRTILAVGRSILDRSSKTNIGPLMLEYGGGGHAGAGTCRVPHAEADRVLAELVQRINADG, encoded by the coding sequence ATGAGCGAAAAGAAGTACCGCTTGGTCACCCGCGCCGATTTCGATGGTATCGTCTGCGGCAGCCTTCTCATGGAACTGAACCTCGTGAACGAGGTTTTGTTCGCCGAGCCCAAGAACATGCAGGACGGGGTCGTGCCGGTGGACGGCGGCGACATCACCGCCAACCTGCCCTACTGTGCCGCCGTGCACCTCTGCTTCGATCACCACGTCAGCGAACTGACGCGGGTGGGCGACAACCACAACCACGTCATCAAGCCCAATTCGCCATCCACCGCAAGGGTGATCTACGACTACTACGGCGGGCACGAAGGTTTCCCGTTGATCTCGCGCGAGATGATGGATGCCGTCGACCAGGCCGATTCCGCCCAGTACACCGAGGAAGACATCCTGGCCCCCACCGGCTGGACGCTGCTCAACTTCATCATGGACCCGCGCACGGGTCTGGCACGCTTCAAGAATTTCCGCGTCCCCAACGATGAAATGATGCGCGACCTGATGATCTACTGCCAGCGCCACTCGGTGAAGGAAATCCTGGAACTTCCGGACATCGTCGAGCGCATCCACACCTACATCGAACACGACGAACCGTCGGAGCACCAACTCCGCCGCTGCTCCAGGGTCGAAGGCCAAGTCGTGGTCACCGACCTGCGCAAGGAAAAGGTCATCTACGCCTGCAACCGCTTCATGGTCTACGCCCTGAACCCGGCGACCAAGGTCTCCATCCAGGTGACCCGCGAGGAAAACGACGGGCCGCGCACCATCCTGGCGGTGGGCAGGTCGATCCTCGACCGGTCCTCGAAGACCAACATCGGCCCCCTGATGCTGGAATACGGCGGCGGCGGCCATGCCGGCGCCGGCACCTGCCGGGTGCCGCACGCCGAGGCCGACCGGGTGCTGGCCGAACTGGTCCAGCGCATCAACGCCGACGGCTGA
- a CDS encoding heavy metal-binding domain-containing protein, translating to MLITTTDGVEGRRVTAYLGVVTGEAVMGTNVFRDLFAGIRDIVGGRSGSYEKELRNARDMAMDAMAEQARDLGADAIVAVDLDYETIGGDQKSMLMVVVNGTAVKLG from the coding sequence ATGCTGATTACCACCACCGACGGGGTCGAAGGGCGCCGCGTCACCGCTTACCTGGGTGTCGTCACCGGCGAGGCGGTGATGGGCACCAATGTCTTCCGCGACCTGTTCGCCGGCATCCGCGACATCGTCGGCGGGCGGTCCGGATCTTACGAGAAGGAACTGCGCAACGCCCGCGACATGGCCATGGACGCCATGGCCGAGCAAGCCCGCGACCTGGGCGCGGACGCCATCGTCGCCGTGGACCTGGACTACGAGACCATCGGCGGCGACCAGAAGTCGATGCTGATGGTCGTGGTCAACGGTACCGCGGTGAAGCTGGGCTGA
- a CDS encoding metalloregulator ArsR/SmtB family transcription factor has product MVYDRLECRAQDAADLLRAMSNTHRLAILCHLAKGEKSVGWLAGASGIGQSAVSQHLSILRAQGLVKSRRSAQTVYYSVDGPEVQAILEALYKVFCAGESASIPEAA; this is encoded by the coding sequence ATGGTTTACGATCGGCTGGAATGCCGCGCCCAGGACGCCGCCGACCTCTTGCGGGCCATGAGCAACACCCACCGTCTCGCCATTCTTTGCCATCTGGCGAAGGGAGAGAAGTCGGTCGGCTGGCTGGCCGGCGCGTCGGGCATCGGGCAGTCGGCGGTCTCGCAGCACCTGTCCATTCTGCGGGCTCAAGGTTTGGTGAAGAGCCGGCGTTCGGCCCAGACCGTCTACTATTCCGTCGACGGTCCGGAGGTGCAGGCGATTCTCGAGGCGCTCTACAAAGTCTTCTGCGCCGGAGAATCGGCTTCGATACCGGAAGCCGCCTGA
- a CDS encoding response regulator codes for MVKRVLTIDDSKTIRDMLAFTLGRAGFEFVQAVDGQKGLEAARADGFDVIITDINMPVMDGITFIREARRLPHCKATPILVLTTETSDEKKAQARQAGATGWIVKPFDPAKLLAVIAKVSP; via the coding sequence ATGGTCAAGCGCGTCCTGACCATCGACGATTCGAAGACCATCCGCGACATGCTGGCCTTCACTCTGGGCCGCGCCGGGTTCGAATTCGTCCAGGCGGTCGACGGCCAGAAGGGACTGGAGGCGGCGCGGGCCGATGGCTTCGACGTCATCATCACCGACATCAACATGCCGGTGATGGACGGCATTACCTTCATCCGCGAGGCACGCCGCTTGCCGCACTGCAAGGCGACGCCGATCCTGGTGCTGACCACCGAAACCTCGGACGAGAAGAAGGCCCAGGCGCGCCAAGCCGGCGCGACGGGATGGATCGTCAAGCCCTTCGATCCGGCGAAACTGCTCGCCGTGATCGCCAAGGTCAGTCCCTGA
- a CDS encoding methyl-accepting chemotaxis protein encodes MDTMPIDNETETVGSDGGNLIAEGWVPPSRIAELEATIAMIGEGRLLDVPKGTCRLSEALRKLAGTLGREYSRTLKRMVSLSTETNDGVVAAVEMLRGVRQAATRSQTIAAAAEELVASVHEIATNSNAVAKEAGEVQGAIRGGLAAAHRAVENMSDVSQAVDVAGARVHKLAEASADIGKILGMIEEIAFQTDILALNASVEAARAGDAGKGFAVVANEVKRLAGQTKEATVEISRRVHDLRTEMDGIVRSMGEVRSVVIQGRQAIDETSGSMTAVSGRADQVADRMHDVAAILEQQQAAVSEVAQGIGVIADMTDHTEGQIRNTLDTLDRSGAKITEQLDQLATCALPRKLIHLAKSDHVLWKKRIASMLAGRLKLKSEELADHHQCRFGKWYDHVTEPEMREHPAFRAMIAPHEAVHAHGKRAVEMFNSGDLDGAVAELHEVETSSAEVLRLLNELAP; translated from the coding sequence ATGGATACGATGCCGATCGACAACGAGACGGAAACCGTCGGTTCCGATGGCGGAAACCTGATTGCCGAGGGATGGGTTCCGCCGTCGCGGATCGCGGAACTGGAAGCCACCATCGCGATGATCGGCGAGGGACGCCTGCTGGACGTCCCCAAGGGCACCTGCCGCCTGTCGGAGGCCTTGCGGAAGCTGGCCGGGACCTTGGGGCGCGAGTACTCCCGCACCTTGAAGCGAATGGTGTCGCTGTCCACGGAGACCAACGACGGCGTGGTCGCCGCCGTGGAAATGCTGCGTGGCGTCCGCCAAGCCGCCACGCGCAGCCAGACCATCGCCGCGGCCGCGGAGGAACTCGTCGCCTCGGTACACGAGATCGCCACCAACAGCAACGCCGTGGCCAAGGAGGCCGGGGAGGTGCAAGGCGCCATTCGCGGTGGCCTCGCGGCGGCGCACCGGGCGGTGGAGAACATGAGCGACGTCAGCCAGGCGGTGGACGTGGCCGGGGCCCGGGTGCACAAGTTGGCGGAGGCTTCGGCCGATATAGGCAAGATCCTGGGCATGATCGAGGAAATCGCCTTCCAGACCGATATCCTGGCGCTCAACGCCTCGGTCGAGGCGGCCAGGGCGGGCGATGCCGGCAAGGGCTTCGCCGTGGTGGCCAACGAAGTGAAGCGGCTGGCCGGCCAGACCAAGGAAGCGACCGTCGAGATTTCCCGGCGCGTCCATGACCTGCGCACCGAGATGGACGGCATCGTGCGATCCATGGGCGAGGTGCGCAGCGTGGTCATCCAGGGTCGGCAGGCCATCGACGAGACCAGCGGCAGCATGACCGCGGTATCCGGCCGCGCCGACCAGGTGGCCGACCGCATGCACGACGTGGCGGCCATCCTTGAACAGCAGCAGGCGGCGGTGAGCGAGGTGGCGCAGGGTATCGGCGTCATCGCCGACATGACCGATCATACCGAGGGGCAGATCCGCAACACCCTGGACACTCTGGACCGATCCGGGGCCAAGATCACCGAGCAGTTGGACCAACTGGCGACCTGCGCCCTGCCGAGGAAGCTGATCCATCTCGCGAAGTCGGACCACGTGTTGTGGAAGAAGCGCATCGCCTCCATGCTCGCCGGCCGCCTCAAGCTCAAGAGCGAGGAGTTGGCCGACCACCACCAATGCCGCTTCGGAAAGTGGTATGATCATGTTACTGAGCCCGAAATGCGCGAGCATCCCGCGTTCCGCGCCATGATCGCCCCCCACGAGGCGGTGCATGCCCACGGCAAGAGAGCGGTGGAGATGTTCAATTCCGGCGACCTGGACGGTGCGGTGGCCGAACTGCACGAGGTCGAGACGTCCTCGGCAGAAGTCTTGCGCCTGCTGAACGAATTGGCGCCGTGA
- a CDS encoding methyl-accepting chemotaxis protein, whose translation MSGSSLFKAQILAGVSAALVAALVVAGVLIGGLSTPLAALGAGAMLLAGGTLVFLNRVAADIAKASEACRAVARGDFEARITDIREGGELGEMMWAFNEMVDQTDAYVREATAAMEAVSRHKYHRRIIPTGMLGAFGRSSETINAVLDGLAARQKEQQAIETEVEGLVSAAAAGDFTQRIPTQGKAGFMLSLSEGINRMAGTVQSGLDEVVRVIEALAEGNLTRRMDGDYQGAFAHLKDDSNAMTDRLNGVLRTIIATTTEVENGAAEISAASRDLAARTEQQAASLEKTASAMEELSATVRQNAENSQQANQLALAARATADESGSVMKDSVEAMRTIEESSDKISEIVSMIDEIAFQTNLLALNAAVEAARAGDAGKGFAVVATEVRSLAQRTSQASREIKDLILASNHQVKQGVDLVNGVGRKLGDIVVQVKKVTDIVAEIASASREQAIGLDEINQAMSQMDDMTQRNAALVEETSASAESLKHQAEELVRMVAFFDADHVGAASTPAPAPKPVLAAPPKKAAAPLPPAKPAAAAAKPAAASVAKTDDEWEEF comes from the coding sequence ATGAGTGGATCTTCTCTCTTTAAGGCCCAGATACTGGCCGGCGTCTCCGCCGCGCTCGTGGCAGCGCTGGTCGTCGCAGGGGTGCTGATCGGCGGGCTGTCGACGCCCCTGGCCGCCTTGGGGGCGGGTGCAATGCTCCTGGCCGGCGGCACGCTCGTCTTTCTCAATCGGGTCGCAGCGGACATCGCCAAGGCTAGCGAGGCTTGCCGGGCCGTGGCGCGCGGCGATTTCGAGGCGCGCATCACCGACATCCGCGAGGGCGGCGAGTTGGGGGAGATGATGTGGGCCTTCAACGAGATGGTCGACCAGACCGACGCCTACGTGCGCGAGGCCACCGCCGCCATGGAGGCGGTCAGCCGGCATAAATACCATCGCCGCATCATCCCGACCGGCATGTTGGGCGCCTTCGGCCGGTCGTCGGAGACCATCAATGCGGTGCTCGACGGTTTGGCGGCTCGCCAAAAGGAACAGCAGGCCATCGAGACCGAAGTGGAAGGCTTGGTCAGCGCGGCCGCGGCCGGAGACTTCACCCAACGTATTCCCACTCAGGGCAAGGCCGGCTTCATGCTGAGTCTGAGCGAGGGAATCAACCGCATGGCCGGCACCGTCCAGTCGGGACTCGACGAAGTGGTGCGGGTCATCGAGGCCTTGGCCGAGGGCAATCTGACTCGGCGCATGGACGGCGATTACCAGGGCGCCTTCGCCCATCTGAAGGACGACTCCAATGCGATGACGGATCGCCTGAACGGGGTTCTGCGGACGATCATCGCCACCACCACCGAGGTGGAAAACGGCGCCGCCGAGATTTCCGCCGCCAGCCGCGACCTCGCGGCGCGCACCGAGCAGCAGGCGGCCAGCCTGGAGAAGACGGCCTCGGCTATGGAAGAACTTTCGGCCACCGTGCGCCAGAATGCCGAAAATTCCCAACAGGCCAACCAGTTGGCCTTGGCCGCACGGGCGACCGCCGACGAAAGCGGCTCCGTCATGAAGGATTCCGTCGAGGCCATGCGGACCATCGAGGAATCCTCGGACAAGATTTCCGAGATCGTCAGCATGATCGACGAGATCGCCTTCCAGACCAACCTTCTGGCCCTGAACGCCGCCGTCGAGGCGGCGCGGGCGGGCGACGCCGGCAAGGGCTTCGCCGTGGTGGCCACGGAGGTGCGTTCCCTGGCCCAACGGACCAGCCAGGCATCGCGCGAGATCAAGGACCTGATCCTGGCCAGCAACCATCAGGTCAAGCAGGGCGTGGACCTGGTGAACGGCGTCGGCCGCAAGCTGGGCGACATCGTCGTTCAGGTGAAGAAGGTGACCGACATCGTGGCCGAGATTGCGTCGGCAAGCCGTGAACAAGCCATCGGGCTGGACGAGATCAACCAAGCCATGAGCCAGATGGACGACATGACCCAGCGCAACGCGGCATTGGTCGAGGAGACATCGGCCTCGGCCGAATCCCTCAAGCATCAAGCCGAGGAACTGGTTCGCATGGTGGCGTTCTTCGACGCCGATCATGTCGGCGCGGCTTCAACCCCGGCCCCGGCTCCCAAGCCGGTCCTTGCCGCGCCGCCGAAAAAGGCGGCCGCGCCCTTGCCTCCCGCCAAACCGGCCGCCGCAGCCGCCAAGCCGGCCGCCGCTTCCGTCGCCAAGACCGACGACGAGTGGGAAGAGTTCTAA
- a CDS encoding response regulator — protein MAKLPAYVLEKLRFLIIDDDPHMRDLVANILRSIGVNLISEAADGADALVVMRATPPDIVICDWMMAPVDGIEFVRILRTAPDSPNAFVPVIMLSGFTELHRVMEARDAGVTEFLAKPVSATTLYGRICSVIEKPRQFVQAARYRGPDRRRRRDPFQAGVARRQEDQTVAEESGVQISQDEIDKMLAEM, from the coding sequence ATGGCCAAACTCCCCGCCTACGTGCTGGAAAAGTTGCGCTTCCTGATTATCGATGACGATCCCCACATGCGGGACCTCGTGGCCAATATCTTGCGCTCCATTGGCGTCAACCTGATATCCGAAGCCGCCGACGGCGCCGATGCGCTGGTCGTCATGAGGGCCACCCCGCCCGACATCGTGATCTGCGACTGGATGATGGCGCCGGTGGACGGGATCGAGTTCGTGCGCATCCTGCGTACCGCCCCCGACAGCCCCAATGCCTTCGTTCCGGTCATCATGCTGAGCGGATTCACCGAACTGCACCGGGTGATGGAAGCCCGCGATGCGGGGGTTACCGAATTCCTTGCCAAGCCGGTGTCGGCGACCACACTCTATGGCCGGATTTGTTCGGTGATCGAAAAGCCCCGCCAGTTCGTGCAGGCTGCCCGCTATCGGGGACCGGATCGTCGCCGCCGCCGCGATCCGTTCCAGGCCGGCGTGGCGCGGCGGCAGGAGGACCAGACGGTGGCGGAAGAAAGCGGTGTCCAGATCTCGCAAGACGAGATCGACAAGATGCTGGCCGAGATGTAA
- a CDS encoding PAS domain-containing protein has translation MGKEVFLSGVERFFNKDEIIVSKTDLKGRITYANRVFQNVAGYSEQELLGEPHSIVRHPAMPRCVFKLLWDTIESGQEIFAYVINRARNGDHYWVFAHVTPSYDVSGTMVGYHSSRRVPDRRIVEGAIVPLYRTLLDVETSHADRKEGIAASFGAVVDLLTSNGITYDEWIFSL, from the coding sequence ATGGGGAAAGAGGTGTTTCTGTCCGGAGTGGAGCGCTTCTTCAACAAGGACGAGATCATCGTCAGCAAGACGGATCTCAAGGGGCGAATCACCTACGCCAACCGGGTTTTCCAGAACGTGGCCGGCTACTCGGAGCAGGAATTGCTGGGAGAGCCCCACAGCATCGTGCGCCATCCCGCCATGCCCCGATGCGTTTTCAAGCTGCTGTGGGATACCATCGAATCGGGTCAGGAAATCTTCGCCTATGTGATCAACCGCGCACGAAACGGCGATCACTATTGGGTATTCGCCCACGTCACGCCCAGCTACGACGTTTCCGGTACCATGGTCGGGTACCATTCCAGCCGCCGCGTTCCCGACCGCCGGATCGTCGAAGGCGCCATCGTTCCTCTCTACCGCACCCTGCTCGACGTGGAGACTTCCCATGCCGACCGCAAGGAAGGCATAGCCGCCTCGTTCGGCGCGGTGGTCGACCTCTTGACCAGCAACGGAATCACCTACGATGAGTGGATCTTCTCTCTTTAA